The DNA region ACTAACCCTTGACAGTAGAATGGAATGAATTTAAGGGCTGGCCTTAGCATGACAAGGAAAAGGGAGTTAGAAGCTGAGAAGAATGAAAAGAATGGGAGTCACAAGGAGAAGAAAACTAACAGAATAAGAACAAGAAGGAAAGAACAAGCGCATATTCTTAACTTTCAGCCTGTCATCATTCTTCATGTCTAATGAGGCAAGATAACTGGGCAAAGGCTTCTAAGCCAATGAAGATGGGTGAAATGATTCAACTGTAAACTGACTTCCCAGCCATGATGATGAACACGGCTGCATCAGTGTTCCTGAAGATTTTGTTTTTGCCTCAATATAATGTTCTTCTGTCTACTTTGTCAGTATAAAAGAGACAACTACTCCAGTGACAATTACAACAATAACTTCAGGAAGGAATCTATTGACTACATAGTTGGAAAACACCTAGGAAAAAGGAACTCTCCCTGAAGACAAGGGACacaggtaaattaaaaaagattaacaACAGTGAGGCAGGCACATTTTCCTTACCTAAGCTGAACAGAGCATGAGACTGTTAGGCTAACTATGGTTTAAATGGTGTTGGATAAGCTTTATAAAACATGACAATGGCAAAGATTCACTTAAGTTTCTTTTACTACTTTAATTTGCTTAAAATCTCAAATGCTTGTGCTTgcaataactttttaaaagcagAAGTAGTAGTGTTTCCTTTTATTACCTTAAAGCATTCACTCCTTTCATACAAATGATTTTTACTGTGCTATCTTACAGCTGAACCAGTGGCAAAAAACTGAGATGGTATTTACTGCAGCAAGGTCCCTGTAAATCAAAATCTGAGCTTTACATAAAAatcttatttataaaaaatacaataccGAGTGCAGTGAGCATGGAGCATGGAGCAGTAGGGCTCCCAGCCAGGGCCATGTGGAAGTGGCCTTTGCTACAGTGCTTGCTTAATGGCACAAGTGAAAAGCTGAATAAGGCAAACACTTGAAGAGGCAGTTTCTTGTAAACTTCTCAGGGTGGGGGGGATTTCTTTTGTTGGGACAGATGCTGATTTGAGATAGCTAAAATCTGCTGTGACATTTAGCTGCACTTGACATATACATCCCATTACAGATTAAGATGGCTCCTGCTTACTGAGACCAGTTCACTTGTTATAGCAGAGAGGTTATCACTGTAGCTGTCTGCTTTTACTGTTAAAAAGTGCAGCCTTCAGTTGGTGCCCCTCTATGGAGGAAACTGCCTCCAAAATCTTCCTAAGtgaaaagacagaaaattagCTAAATCATTCAAAAGTTTCCTTAGCTTAAAGCTCCTTAAGAACCCTACATTGATAGTAGCAATTTTGTTCGCAGTGTGTAGCTCAATACAAATGCTTTAAGTAAAATACGTATTCCCACCCACTTGGTACCTATAGTAATAAACCATGACACTTGGAAAACAGATCTTGAGGAATTTTGGCCTCTTCTCATGTCCTCACTTGGAACTTTCCAGCTTTTGTGACATATTTGACTCCTTTAAATGGCTTATATTTCTCCCCATACATGTCCAAGCGGTTTACTTTTAAGCCTGTGTCAAAAAGAATAGGTAAGGAAAGAATAAATTATTACATTAGTCACACCAACCAATATGATATTTGTTTATCAGTTAGCACTACATAGTACATCTGACATTAACCTGCGTCCCTTCCACCACTTGGAAGCAAAGTCCATTCTACCGTTCACAGATGATAGCACTGTGGGAATATAGTTTTAGTTCAGATTCCTATGTGGTCGAGGAATGTCTTTTAAGGATAATTCTACTTTCTGTGGGTATAAATGATTCCTTCTTTGTGATTGAatgagggtggggctgagggaaAGCTGTGTGAAATCAGGTGCTCTCCAAAATCATCGTTCCAAGACACTGGCCCCATAGTACAGTGTGAAAGGCAAACTGGAGCTGTTGCTCTTTCTAGAGAGGGAGTGTCGGTTATCCTTCTAAGCTCCTAATAAATCAAACTCAGAGCTTCACATAATAATCTTatttataaaaaagtaaaataccaacAGTGAGTACGGAGCAACAGGGCTCCCAGCCAGGGCCATGTGGAAGTGGCTTTTGCTACAGTGCTTGCTTAATGGCACAAGTGAAAAACTGCAAAACTCATATACCCTTAAACACAGGTCAAACTTATCCTTACCTGAAATAGCAAGCTGCTGGATCTTGAACTGTATGTTGAGGCTTGGGTTTTCTTCTGGCTTGGGTGCTCCAGACTGTAAATTTACCAGTCCTTTAAGACTTGGGAGCTTCTGTGGAGTAATTTTTCCCACATCCCATGTTAGTAccttaaaaagacaaaaacagaaacaatctGAACCATTTACTAAAGACATGTTTTAAGACAAGGTTCAAAGACACCACGAACTTTTGGAAACAAGACCTAGGACCTTAATGAGTTTTGTCACTAATTAGTTCTGTGACTTTGAGTGGAGAGTGAGGGTAGAGAACCAACATTTGTTGAGCCCCTACTTCTGGATATAGCACTATGCTTAGCACTagtcatttattatctcatagaaGTCTACAATGtagattttgagttctttttacaaataaggaagctAAGGCTCAGAGGTCAAATGactaggtcacacagctagttagagGCAAGGTTGGGATTTGAACTTAAGACTATTTGATTTCAATGTTCTTTACACCATACCACCTTCATTGATTTTGTCTGGGCCTcagttaatttttctgtaaaatgagaagacagaCTTAAATTGGTGTTTTTAAACTTTTAGCTATGGAATCTCATTCAAATGGAAACTTTAGTGTGGAAGCTCAGTAATACATAAATAAGAAAGTGAAGCTGTAATTCCTGATGCTGGGGTGAAGGTCCAGAGATCTGGAACTCTCCCTTTACTTCTCAGCTTTGTGTGGTTTCTGGGGTAGTTCTTTGAATCCTTATGATTGGACTAGGTCATCTTTAACATTCTATGATTTTATTAAAAACCATGCCTTTTCAGTTAAAGGCAACTTCATGACTGTGCTACTGAAAAGATCATATTCTTTACCCAAGGAATAAGCTGAGACAAAACCAGTTTTTATAGTTTCTCTGAAAACTCTGCTAAAAGCACACTTATGTAGGGTGAGGAAGCAGCTTTCCAAACATCCCTTGTGGAAGAATATGAAATAatgcttttaaattaaaaaggaagagaaaggtctTAACGATCACTTTCTACAGAAAATTTAACAATTAGCAGACTAAAATAACATCTTATATCCACATAATGCTGTACTCTTTGAAAATCTTTTATGTTTTCCTCATCAGTGAGTGAGTCTTAGGGTTATGAATGGATGAGtaaaagcacactgaagaaaaagTCTCACTTTTCTGTTCATCTCCCAGCAGATGCAGGATTTTGTCCACAGCCAGTGGCAAAACACAGCCTGGTATGCTCTCTAGGTTTTGTTAGGAATCTGAGTTTTAACCAAGACATTAAACCCTTGCCTTTGCCCCATTTACCCTCCTGCAGTCATGAAATGAAGACTGCATTAACACTTGCTCACTCTTGACTTGAGTGGGCTGTACCTTGGTAACAGGATCAAATGTATAGCTGCCTTGTGTTGGTGTCAGGTTCATATTCAGCACAACTTTTGGCATGTGAACTGTCACTGTGATTCCTTCAATAGTTTTTCCCATATTCTGCTTTGGTCCAATTGTAATATCAAATCTGCCACAAGAACTGTTCTCCTTAAAGCTGATGCTATGTTTCACATACACTGGTATTGCCACTagactaaaaagagaaaaaaaagacacaaccacaaacatacttGATCAGTGTTATCAGACAGCTACAGAGATGGCCTGAAAACCTCAGTCTAGAGAATCCTACCTTGCCTTTAACTCCACTATAGGGGCCACATAGCCCAGAATGGCAGATTCAGCATCTGTACCGGTGGGGGCTGAATACAACACAGGTTATGGTACCACTGCACTAGGAATTACACAATTTCTGAGAAGTAAGTAAATGAAGACAGAAATCTGAGGTTTAATTATAGTATAAACAATTGAGGAAAATAGCCTTAGTTTAAGAAAATCAATTAAGATCCCATATAAAGGTAACTTAAAATTATACGAACTAAATATAGCAGCTGTTACATGGTTAAGAGCCAAGAAATAATTCCTTTGCTTTTGAATCCTTTTCTGATGTTACCCAAATACCCTCTGATATTTTCAAGGGACAAGCCAACTAACCCACACTGCTAAATCATTCATTTAAATCTTAGCACAGAAAGAGTGGCTTGAAGCTAGCTAGTTGGGAAAATGCCCTGGGGATATACaggtaggtctgtctccttctgtcAGCCATGAAGTCTACAGACTACGGTAGAATTATGGCATGGGCTCAAGGTTTTGCCCAGGTCATACATGGTCCAAAATGCTTGCTCTCGGGTACATACTTTAGTATATAGTCTCATTTTACTACTACTCTATACTCTTTGATTCAAGGTACACTGATTATTTTAGACACTTATTTTCACCAGTTCTTCCTGGGTCTCCTGGTGAGCCACGGCTAAAGGGAGCAATGATGAATTCAAGTATCCAACTGTCAGAATGAAACAGAGAAAGGGGAGTTCTACCCAGGACATGGATATATGATGGCAGATCCTAGTGATGTATTAACATACTTTTGTGAACTGACACGATATGATATGAGTCGGAAATTTCCATCTGGAGGAATAAATGACAAAACTCTTTCAGATTCCCAACGCTTGAACCGGATGCAGGGATGGAAACTGACATCATCTAGAAGCCTTGGGTTCTGCCAGGAAAACAGAAGACAGTCATATTCATAGAGTATAATGAATACAGCAACTCAGGTATTATGGGAAATTAACGTGCTCCCTAAAGACAAAGCTGTCATGTAAGAGTTCATTATAATGACCACATCAACATAACCTTACAGTTTCACAATGCTTTAAAGTTCACAAATACTTCATTATTTGAATTTCAATAGCTCAATGAGGTAGAAAACATGAGTAGTTTCATTTCTATTTCAGATGAAAAAAACAGGTTCTGAAGAACTCAAGGTCAGGACAATTTCCTGGCAGAGAGCACCAGAACTCAGTTCTCTCAATTGTTCTTAGTAGTATATCATGCCAAGTCTAAAAAGATCAATGTCCTTTCATATCAGCAAAGCAGTATTTCAGTAAAAGTGACACTACAGACCTGCAGAAGCCAGCCAGCCATTTAAGCCACTTCTGGCACACTTGGTAAAGACCTCTCTTCAGCCTTTCCATAAAGGACATGTTCATCatgtgagcttttttttttttgtcttagtgTGCTATGAATATTTCTGAGATAATCTTTTGCAATCCAGTATACAAACATGTCTCAGTATTACTTCATTCAGTACTTCATGTGTATTAGCCACGCAAGGAAAtacagaaaggagaataaaactTACcatgaaagaaagggaaaggtcGGGCATTCCAGATAGCTTAATGCAAGCATCAATGACCCCCTGAATTTCTGCAAACACTGTAGAtcctgaagaaagaaagaagggtgaTAACATCATTGGAGTCTCCATCTCTACCAGAGCTATCCCTGTATATGAGGTGATGGAGATGCCTCCTGAGTGTCA from Manis pentadactyla isolate mManPen7 chromosome 8, mManPen7.hap1, whole genome shotgun sequence includes:
- the AP3M1 gene encoding AP-3 complex subunit mu-1, with product MIHSLFLINCSGDIFLEKHWKSVVSQSVCDYFFEAQEKAADVENVPPVISTPHHYLISIYRDKLFFVSVIQSEVPPLFVIEFLHRVADTFQDYFGECSEAAIKDNVVIVYELLEEMLDNGFPLATESNILKELIKPPTILRSVVNSITGSSNVGDTLPTGQLSNIPWRRAGVKYTNNEAYFDVVEEIDAIIDKSGSTVFAEIQGVIDACIKLSGMPDLSLSFMNPRLLDDVSFHPCIRFKRWESERVLSFIPPDGNFRLISYRVSSQNLVAIPVYVKHSISFKENSSCGRFDITIGPKQNMGKTIEGITVTVHMPKVVLNMNLTPTQGSYTFDPVTKVLTWDVGKITPQKLPSLKGLVNLQSGAPKPEENPSLNIQFKIQQLAISGLKVNRLDMYGEKYKPFKGVKYVTKAGKFQVRT